TACCAGTTGACATAATCAGAAAGCATGAGCTTTAAATAATCCAATCTGTCAAATGCGTATTGGTTAGCGAATTCTGTCTTGAAGACTTTAAAAGCGCTTTCAGCAACAGCATTGTCATAAGGGCAGCCTTTGTTGCTCAAGGAACGTTTGATATTAAAGGTTTCAATAACACCGTCAATCACATTATTTTTAAATTCACTTCCCCGGTCAGTATGGAAAATTGAAATCTGATCCAACCGGTATCTGATCCTGGCAAAAGCTTCATAAACCAGCTGTGCGGTTTTGTTTGGCCCGGCGCTGTATCCGATAATTTCCCGATTGTAAAGATCAACGATCAGGCAAACATAGTTCCATTTTCCACCAACCCGAACATAAGTCAGATCACTGACCGCCACTTCCAGTGGTGCCCGTCCATTAAATTCCCGGTTCACTTCATTGGGGACTGGATCCTGATTAACTGGTTGTTTATGGACTTTGTATTGGGCGACGGTATAATTCGAAACGAGCCCATTCTCCCGCATAATGCGACCAATCCGTCTTCGGGAAGCAACAATCCCTTTGACTTCAAGTTGATGTTTGATTTTGCGGGTTCCGTAATTCTTGCGGCTCATTTTGAAAATTTCAATCACATCCGCGATAATCGGATCGACTCCATTCGTCTTTTTTGAAATGTAGTAATAGGTACTTTTGGGGATATTCAGGACTCTGCACATTGCTGATACCGAGTAGCGGTCTTGATTGGCTCGAATAACGTCTACTTTCGTCCTACGATCAGCGCTGCCTGCTTTAAAATGTCGTTTTCCATTAATAAACGTTGGTTTTCTTTTCTCAAGCGGATCAGTTCATTTTCTTCATCAGTGCGGTTGTCATTTTCTTTGAACGAGCCTGAAGACTGATGTTGTTTGATCCATTTATCAAGTGACGATGCTGTTAAATCATATTCTTTAACAATTTCACTTCGGGGTTTTCCGTTAAGGTACAACTGCACCATCTGGTTTTTGAATTCATCGGTAAAACTTCGTCTTGCTCTTTTGGTCATTTGGCAGGTCTCCTTTATTTATTGTTTTTATTTTACCTGCCCACAATTTTATTGTTCAGTTTATTGTAACCTATCCAATCTTCAGATAGGATTATTATGGGTTAGAGTTTTATTTGACTTATTTCTTTACATATCAACAGGAATATTACTTGCAAGTTTATATGAAACCTATATAAAAATTCGTTTACTAAGAATAACAAAGGTTATTTTGTTATGTAATGTTATAATGTTGATTCTGTTTTATGGTGTAAGTTATTTTGGAGTTCTGTATTTTGCTAACATTAAAGAATTTTTTGCTTTCAATTTTATTTTGATGGGTTACTACGTTTATTTAATGATTTATAATTTAAAAAAAGGAGAAAGT
This is a stretch of genomic DNA from Acetobacterium woodii DSM 1030. It encodes these proteins:
- a CDS encoding IS3 family transposase (programmed frameshift), encoding MTKRARRSFTDEFKNQMVQLYLNGKPRSEIVKEYDLTASSLDKWIKQHQSSGSFKENDNRTDEENELIRLRKENQRLLMENDILKQAALIVGRKLDVIRANQDRYSVSAMCRVLNIPKSTYYYISKKTNGVDPIIADVIEIFKMSRKNYGTRKIKHQLEVKGIVASRRRIGRIMRENGLVSNYTVAQYKVHKQPVNQDPVPNEVNREFNGRAPLEVAVSDLTYVRVGGKWNYVCLIVDLYNREIIGYSAGPNKTAQLVYEAFARIRYRLDQISIFHTDRGSEFKNNVIDGVIETFNIKRSLSNKGCPYDNAVAESAFKVFKTEFANQYAFDRLDYLKLMLSDYVNWYNNIRIHSSLGYLTPDAYRKLAYKKSV